The Sebastes umbrosus isolate fSebUmb1 chromosome 4, fSebUmb1.pri, whole genome shotgun sequence genome has a window encoding:
- the tigara gene encoding probable fructose-2,6-bisphosphatase TIGAR A — MRYYSVVNLQSMKALTFGLTLVRHGETQYNKEGLLQGQAIDSPLSEIGLQQAKAAGCYLKDVKFSNVFVSDMLRAQQTAETLMKHNSSCSGLQMVRDPLLKEKSFGIAEGRPVQEMREMAKAAGQSFPDFTPPNGETQEQVKERVKEFLEKILQQIGAEHWRDGGEDETSLSAPPETSPVEGKADDGVRGVPVHALVVTHGAYMCVAVRYFVEELQCSVPPGSDKAHMFSLSPNTGVCRFILTVRKEDDRFKLSGIRCVFVHRGDHVKQ; from the exons ATGCGATATTACTCCGTCGTTAACCTCCAGAGCATGAAGGCGCTAACATTTGGGCTGACGCTTGTTCGACA TGGGGAAACGCAGTACAATAAAGAAGGCCTGCTACAAG gCCAGGCTATAGATTCCCCCTTATCTGAGATCGGGCTGCAGCAGGCCAAGGCAGCAGGCTGCTACCTGAAAGATGTCAAGTTCAGCAACGTGTTTGTCAGTGATATGCTGCGAGCCCAGCAG ACTGCTGAAACATTAATGAAACACAACAGTAGTTGTTCTGGTCTACAAATGGTGCGTGACCCTTTACTTAAAGAGAAA AGCTTTGGGATAGCAGAGGGGCGGCCGGTGCAGGAGATGAGAGAGATGGCCAAAGCAGCCGGTCAGTCGTTTCCTGACTTCACCCCTCCAAACGGGGAGACTCAGGAGCAG GTGAAGGAGCGGGTCAAAGAGTTTTTGGAGAAAATTCTCCAGCAAATTGGGGCCGAACACTGGCGTGACGGAGGGGAGGATGAAACGTCCTTATCTGCTCCACCAGAAACATCTCCTGTGGAGGGAAAGGCAGACGATGGGGTCAGGGGCGTCCCGGTCCACGCTTTGGTCGTCACCCACGGGGCCTACATGTGCGTGGCAGTACGTTACTTTGTGGAGGAGCTACAATGCTCCGTGCCTCCGGGTTCTGACAAAGCACATATGTTCTCTTTAAGTCCTAACACAGGTGTGTGTCGGTTTATACTAACCGTGAGAAAAGAGGATGACAGGTTCAAACTGTCTGGGATCCGCTGTGTGTTCGTCCACAGAGGGGACCATGTTAAACAGTAG
- the LOC119486198 gene encoding fibroblast growth factor 23, whose product MQPAFFPLILIAVHGFVPVDCTPRLRDPERLLQRQQSSFNTEAHVDTSAGFHWELSGSMRKGIHRHFLVILPVRTDTSNFVSIFDMRRKRFLCMDSTGELYNSRQKDTEECLFQRIWLDVVNHRDVFYSMSGGRLLKLEGAELRVAHQEPPEPSSALVERFLGASVKRRRRSEEVNPSDPLRSQSHPSHPTTDHKDADHGQPDQDQTGAVSKETITSCDDPLQVLRPNGPVSPVKTNIADRAEQD is encoded by the exons ATGCAACCGGCTTTCTTCCCACTCATCCTGATTGCTGTACATGGGTTTGTACCGGTGGATTGTACACCGAGGCTCCGGGACCCAGAGCGCCTTCTACAACGCCAGCAGAGCAGCTTCAACACAGAAGCACATGTGGATACATCCGCTGGTTTCCACTGGGAGCTGAGTGGATCAATGAGGAAAGGCATTCACAGACACTTTCTGG TTATTTTGCCAGTAAGAACAGATACAAGCAACTTTGTGTCAATATTTGATATGAGAAGAAAACGCTTCCTCTGTATGGACTCAACGGGAGAGCTGTACAACTCT AGGCAAAAGGACACAGAAGAATGTCTCTTCCAGCGCATTTGGTTAGACGTGGTGAACCACCGTGACGTGTTTTACTCTATGAGCGGGGGCCGGCTGCTCAAACTGGAGGGAGCTGAGCTGCGAGTCGCTCACCAGGAGCCACCTGAACCCTCTTCGGCCCTGGTGGAGAGGTTCCTGGGTGCCTCGGTcaagagacggaggaggagcgAGGAAGTGAACCCCTCTGATCCGTTAAGATCACAGTCACATCCTTCACATCCGACCACGGATCACAAGGATGCAGATCACGGGCAGCCCGATCAGGACCAGACCGGTGCTGTGTCCAAAGAGACCATCACCTCCTGTGATGACCCCCTACAGGTCTTGCGGCCCAACGGCCCTGTCAGTCCTGTCAAGACTAATATTGCAGACCGAGCAGAACAAGACTAA